The genome window ACGGCCCTGGCCCAGGTCAAACGCGCCGCCGCCCGCGTCAACGCTGACCTGGGCCTGCTGGACGGCCGTACCGCCCATGCCGTCGAGGCGGCGGCCGACGAGATCATCGCCGGCCGCTGGCCGGACGAATTTCCCCTTAGCGTCTGGCAGACCGGCTCGGGCACGCAGGCCAACATGAACGTCAACGAGGTGCTGGCCAACCGCGCCTCGGAACTCCTGGGCGGCGAGCGGGGCGAGGCCCGGCTGGTCCACCCCAACGACCACGTCAACCGCGGCCAGTCGTCCAACGACGTGTTCCCCACGGCCATGCACGTGGCGGCGGCGCTGCAGATCCACGCCCGCCTGCTGCCTGCCCTGGCGCGCCTGCGCAAGACGCTGGGCGACAAGGCGCGGGCCTATGCCGACATCGTCAAGATCGGCCGTACCCACCTGCAGGACGCCACGCCCCTGACCCTGGGGCAGGAGCTGTCCGGCCACGAGGCCCAGTTGCTGCTGGCCGAGGAACAGATCCGCCACGCCCAGCGCAGCCTGTTGCAGCTGGCCATAGGCGGTACCGCCGTCGGCACCGGCCTGAATACCCATCCGGAGTTCGGCGCGAAGGTGGCCGCCGAGCTGGCCCGCGAAACCGGCCTGCCCTTCGAGTCGGCGCCCAACAAGTTCCAGGCGCTGGCCTCGCACGAGGGCCTGCTGTTCTCCCACGGCGCCCTCAAGACCCTGGCCGCCGGCCTGATCAAGCTGGCCAACGACGTGCGCTGGCTCGCCAGCGGCCCGCGCTCCGGACTGGGCGAGATCAGCATCCCCGAGAACGAGCCCGGCAGCTCCATCATGCCCGGCAAGGTCAACCCGACCCAGTCCGAGGCCCTGACCATGCTCGGCGCCCAGGTCCTGGGCAACGACGTCGCCATCAACATCGGCGGCGCCAGCGGCAACTTCGAGCTGAACGTCTTCAAGCCCATGCTGATCCACAACTTCCTGCAATCGGTCCGCCTGCTGGCCGACGGCATGGAAAGCTTCGAGAAGAACTGCGTGGCGGGCCTGGAACCCAACCGCGACCGCATCGCCGAACTGGTGGAACGCTCCCTGATGCTGGTCACCGCCCTCAATCCCCACATCGGCTACGACAAGGCCGCGCAGATCGCCAAGAAGGCCCACAAGGAAAACCTGTCGCTACGCGAATCCGCGCTGGCCCTGGGCTATGTGACGAACGAGCAGTTCGACGCCTGGGTCATCCCGA of Pigmentiphaga sp. H8 contains these proteins:
- the fumC gene encoding class II fumarate hydratase, with translation MQTRVEKDTFGPIDVPADHLWGAQTQRSLQFFAISHEKMPVPLITALAQVKRAAARVNADLGLLDGRTAHAVEAAADEIIAGRWPDEFPLSVWQTGSGTQANMNVNEVLANRASELLGGERGEARLVHPNDHVNRGQSSNDVFPTAMHVAAALQIHARLLPALARLRKTLGDKARAYADIVKIGRTHLQDATPLTLGQELSGHEAQLLLAEEQIRHAQRSLLQLAIGGTAVGTGLNTHPEFGAKVAAELARETGLPFESAPNKFQALASHEGLLFSHGALKTLAAGLIKLANDVRWLASGPRSGLGEISIPENEPGSSIMPGKVNPTQSEALTMLGAQVLGNDVAINIGGASGNFELNVFKPMLIHNFLQSVRLLADGMESFEKNCVAGLEPNRDRIAELVERSLMLVTALNPHIGYDKAAQIAKKAHKENLSLRESALALGYVTNEQFDAWVIPKNMV